A stretch of the Actinomyces faecalis genome encodes the following:
- a CDS encoding TM2 domain-containing protein codes for MAQTPYPQNSAQPYVQPQQGYPQPYGQQPYNPSAKSKTVAALLAFFLGWTGAHSFYRGQTKRGVGHLVLTVLTVILFIAGVVTVASNADAYAQMADGYGQITDAEAAKVGGTMLVAYLLSTVNGLWAFVEFIMILVSKDGSLR; via the coding sequence ATGGCTCAGACCCCCTACCCCCAGAACTCTGCCCAGCCCTACGTTCAGCCCCAGCAGGGATACCCGCAGCCCTACGGCCAGCAGCCCTACAATCCCAGTGCCAAGTCCAAGACCGTGGCGGCGCTGCTCGCCTTTTTCCTTGGCTGGACCGGCGCGCACAGCTTTTACCGCGGACAGACCAAGCGGGGCGTGGGCCACCTGGTCCTCACGGTGCTGACGGTCATCCTGTTCATTGCCGGTGTGGTAACGGTTGCCTCGAACGCTGACGCCTACGCACAGATGGCTGATGGCTACGGCCAGATCACTGACGCCGAGGCTGCCAAGGTTGGTGGGACGATGCTTGTCGCCTACCTGCTGTCCACTGTCAACGGCCTGTGGGCCTTCGTTGAGTTCATCATGATCCTTGTGTCCAAGGACGGCTCGCTGCGCTGA